A window from Sphingobacterium hotanense encodes these proteins:
- a CDS encoding DUF5017 domain-containing protein — protein sequence MKNLIYLFSILICLSSCKDVLDAEEVEDFSVSTTKSVFKVGEQIPFTITGNPKLINFYSGQFGNDYDSISGRIVSPGEIEFSFNLRYNYPTRTGSEFAVLASSDFEGERTSLADVNAATWTDITDRCIIKREDAYISSGIVNVSDLVVEGKPLHFAFKYIFDPKKGSAGSVMWINTVLVTSTTENGKQTLSSSLLNDFPLYAAVSKDKNPYRSDNRSTNLVMWNNANATVEGITYTNTTYTEEYFVSKGYPAGLSVDNGPDKPITIKAYSDARIDDFQYVFDKAGTYKVVFEAMNTSINGEKKLIKEINLTIEE from the coding sequence ATGAAAAACTTAATTTATCTTTTCAGCATATTGATTTGCTTAAGCTCCTGTAAAGACGTTTTGGATGCAGAAGAAGTCGAAGATTTCTCTGTATCAACAACAAAAAGTGTATTTAAGGTTGGAGAGCAAATCCCATTTACAATAACAGGCAATCCAAAACTCATTAACTTTTATTCGGGACAGTTTGGAAATGATTACGATTCCATCTCGGGTCGCATTGTGTCGCCTGGCGAAATTGAGTTCTCTTTTAATCTCCGGTATAATTATCCGACCAGAACTGGTAGCGAGTTTGCAGTGCTAGCCTCTTCCGATTTCGAAGGAGAAAGGACTTCATTGGCTGACGTAAATGCAGCGACTTGGACTGATATTACCGATCGTTGTATTATAAAACGAGAGGATGCCTATATTAGTTCGGGAATCGTAAATGTGTCAGACCTGGTCGTTGAAGGCAAACCTCTACATTTTGCATTTAAATATATATTCGATCCAAAAAAAGGTAGTGCCGGTTCGGTCATGTGGATTAATACCGTACTAGTTACTAGTACCACAGAGAATGGAAAACAAACATTAAGTTCATCGTTATTGAATGATTTTCCATTGTATGCAGCAGTCAGCAAGGACAAAAATCCTTATCGATCTGATAATCGCTCTACAAACCTAGTGATGTGGAACAATGCAAATGCAACTGTTGAGGGAATTACCTATACAAACACAACATATACCGAGGAATACTTTGTAAGCAAAGGTTATCCAGCAGGGCTATCGGTTGATAATGGGCCAGATAAGCCAATTACAATCAAAGCCTATTCCGACGCGAGAATCGACGATTTCCAATATGTTTTCGACAAAGCAGGCACTTATAAAGTGGTATTCGAAGCAATGAACACCTCGATAAATGGCGAGAAAAAACTCATCAAAGAAATTAACCTAACCATAGAAGAATAA
- a CDS encoding RNA polymerase sigma factor — MSGLSKQLFEIAFDEYFDLIYAGFFRKTKSHETSQDLTQITFIKLWTYRASVDLDIPIRIQLLRKAKFVYIDWLRHEAYLRERKKDLHLEEFTILNQLNFELRDQLEMAIQQLPDVGQKVFKMAYIDGFKTKDIASELNISVRTAENHLYRSLKKLRKILCLIMIYQNFQ, encoded by the coding sequence ATGAGTGGTCTTAGCAAACAACTTTTCGAGATAGCATTCGACGAATATTTTGACTTAATATATGCGGGGTTTTTCCGCAAAACAAAATCGCATGAGACCAGTCAAGATCTTACCCAAATAACTTTTATAAAGCTTTGGACATATCGAGCATCGGTAGATCTTGATATTCCGATTCGAATCCAACTACTACGAAAGGCAAAATTTGTCTATATAGACTGGTTACGACACGAAGCATATCTGAGAGAACGAAAAAAGGATCTTCATCTCGAAGAATTTACCATTTTGAACCAATTAAATTTTGAGCTGAGAGATCAATTGGAAATGGCCATTCAACAACTTCCCGACGTGGGACAAAAAGTGTTTAAAATGGCATATATAGATGGATTTAAAACCAAAGATATTGCGTCAGAATTGAACATTTCTGTTCGAACTGCTGAAAATCATTTATATAGATCATTGAAAAAACTTAGAAAAATCTTATGTCTTATAATGATTTATCAGAATTTTCAATAA
- a CDS encoding SusC/RagA family TonB-linked outer membrane protein, with the protein MKSTKYSLSKSLLIIILYSFFPFLLFAQAERTINGTIIDETTKRPLVGALVKVRSTNKSSSTAELGKFQIQAKSGDVLEISFIGYVRKTVTISAARQYNITLQPVEEKMEEVVVMGYGQQISKQDLTGAVAQVKMKDIEKAPVPNIDQALQGRVAGVQVSGTDGQPGEGLNIVIRGGNSLTQDNSPLYVVDGFPMEDFASSSINPDDIASISILKDASSTSIYGARGANGVVLIETKKGRAGAPVITFNNSIGVQQVQKTIDMMDPYEFVKYQKELHLGNANSMYLDSMNRTVEDYRGIAGVDWQDQIFRSSLNRIHNLGIRGGNSQTKFSISGSVNDQNGIIIYTGYQRYQGRMAIDQNIGKKLKVGLTANYTKRKTFGGVIREGEGVTITSHLLSRVWAYRPVTGSGSNLLEEDMDADAENQYDARFNPVVTQENSYNMKYYTDLITNGYIDYQILPELKFKSTLIYSSNQYQFDDFYNSKTPQGTLISYFNSKGVNASVNTGGRNTFSTNNTLNFTKTYNKHHKLYALAGLEIQTSNVKSYGFSVQQLPNERLGMAGVKQGIPLDIRSTWADYSLFSFFGRLDYSYKSKYILTGTLRADGSSKFSPANRWGYFPAGALAWNATNEEWFKQQKVLNTAKLRVSYGMNGNNRIGEYTRFPMLSLPIGGAYSWGNESPTLGAIMTALPSQEIKWETTENIDVGMDLSFLKGRLELIVDLYRKNTHDLLMNTQIPTSQGFSFAMKNVGSVRNDGLEFTISSKNIDKKDFSWTTDFNISFNRSKILALNGDQDKILSFPSFISQYGTNPLYISEVGRPVGMIYGLVWEGTYKYDDFNNPSEGVYTLKNNIPNNGNANVAPGDIKYKDINGDLTIDGKDLTIIGRGLPIHIGGLNNQFTYKGLSLAVFFQWSFGNDIYNANRLHYEGNGNVRTNLNQYASYENRWSPENPDSDIFRANGQGVIGWHSSRVLEDGSYLRLKTVAIDYNIPARYIKAVKLKGLAIGVAGQNLVTWTKYSGMDPEVSTRNTTLMPGFDYSAYPMARTIVGTLKATF; encoded by the coding sequence ATGAAATCGACTAAGTATTCTTTATCGAAATCGTTGTTAATTATTATTCTGTATAGTTTCTTTCCCTTCCTACTTTTTGCGCAGGCTGAGCGAACTATCAACGGGACAATTATCGACGAAACAACGAAACGACCGTTAGTTGGAGCACTCGTAAAAGTGCGATCAACCAACAAAAGCAGCAGTACCGCCGAATTGGGGAAATTTCAAATTCAAGCTAAATCCGGGGATGTGCTTGAGATAAGTTTTATCGGCTATGTTCGTAAAACTGTCACCATTTCTGCTGCAAGGCAATACAACATTACCTTGCAACCAGTAGAAGAGAAGATGGAAGAGGTGGTTGTAATGGGATATGGGCAACAGATTAGTAAACAAGACCTCACAGGAGCGGTAGCTCAAGTAAAAATGAAAGATATTGAAAAGGCTCCTGTTCCTAATATCGATCAGGCACTTCAAGGACGCGTCGCGGGCGTTCAAGTGTCCGGAACAGATGGTCAACCGGGGGAAGGATTAAATATTGTCATACGAGGAGGTAATTCGCTGACTCAAGACAATTCCCCATTGTATGTCGTTGATGGATTTCCAATGGAGGACTTTGCAAGTTCAAGTATTAACCCAGATGACATTGCTTCAATTAGCATATTGAAAGACGCCTCGTCAACCAGTATTTATGGTGCAAGAGGAGCCAATGGAGTGGTATTAATAGAAACTAAAAAAGGGCGTGCCGGTGCACCTGTGATTACATTTAATAATTCAATTGGAGTGCAGCAAGTTCAAAAAACTATCGATATGATGGACCCCTATGAATTTGTTAAATATCAAAAAGAATTACACTTAGGAAATGCAAATTCGATGTATTTAGATTCCATGAATCGAACAGTTGAAGATTATCGCGGGATAGCAGGTGTCGATTGGCAAGATCAAATCTTTAGAAGCTCTTTAAATAGGATACATAATTTAGGTATTCGTGGTGGGAATTCGCAAACTAAGTTCTCGATTTCAGGCTCTGTGAATGATCAGAACGGTATTATTATTTATACTGGATATCAGCGATATCAAGGTCGGATGGCAATAGATCAGAATATCGGCAAGAAGCTAAAAGTTGGCCTTACGGCAAATTACACGAAAAGAAAGACCTTCGGAGGTGTCATTCGGGAAGGAGAGGGTGTCACAATTACCTCTCACCTGTTAAGCCGTGTTTGGGCATATCGTCCAGTAACTGGTTCTGGATCCAATCTATTAGAAGAAGATATGGATGCTGATGCAGAGAATCAATACGATGCTCGATTCAACCCAGTTGTTACACAGGAAAATTCCTACAACATGAAATACTACACCGATCTTATAACAAACGGCTATATTGATTATCAAATCCTACCGGAATTGAAATTTAAGAGTACCCTGATTTACAGTAGTAATCAATATCAATTCGACGATTTCTATAATTCAAAAACCCCTCAAGGAACTTTGATTAGCTATTTCAATAGTAAAGGTGTAAATGCGAGCGTTAATACGGGTGGTCGTAACACCTTTTCTACGAACAACACGCTAAACTTCACAAAAACATACAATAAACATCACAAATTATATGCGCTAGCTGGATTGGAAATCCAAACATCGAATGTCAAATCATATGGATTCTCAGTACAACAGTTGCCGAATGAACGATTAGGCATGGCAGGGGTAAAACAAGGAATTCCACTTGATATTCGCTCAACTTGGGCCGATTATTCGCTATTCTCTTTCTTCGGGCGTTTAGATTACAGCTATAAGTCTAAATACATCCTTACAGGAACCCTGCGTGCAGATGGTTCATCAAAATTTTCTCCGGCCAACCGTTGGGGTTATTTCCCTGCAGGAGCTTTGGCCTGGAATGCGACTAATGAAGAATGGTTTAAGCAGCAAAAGGTTCTTAATACCGCTAAGTTACGCGTAAGCTACGGTATGAATGGAAATAATAGGATTGGTGAATACACGCGTTTCCCAATGTTATCATTGCCAATTGGTGGCGCATATTCATGGGGTAATGAATCACCGACGCTCGGTGCAATTATGACCGCTTTGCCATCACAAGAAATTAAGTGGGAAACAACCGAAAATATCGATGTCGGAATGGATCTCAGTTTTTTAAAAGGTAGATTGGAATTAATTGTCGACTTATATCGTAAAAATACCCACGACTTACTTATGAATACCCAAATACCGACTAGTCAAGGGTTTTCGTTCGCGATGAAGAATGTCGGCTCAGTAAGGAATGATGGATTAGAGTTTACAATTAGTTCGAAAAATATCGATAAAAAAGACTTTTCATGGACTACAGACTTTAATATTAGTTTTAACCGAAGTAAAATCCTTGCTCTTAATGGTGATCAGGATAAGATTTTAAGTTTCCCAAGCTTCATTTCACAGTATGGCACGAATCCATTATATATATCTGAAGTAGGGCGACCTGTCGGAATGATTTACGGATTAGTGTGGGAAGGGACCTATAAATACGATGACTTTAACAATCCTTCCGAAGGAGTATACACGCTTAAAAATAATATACCGAATAACGGAAATGCCAATGTAGCGCCAGGGGATATCAAATATAAAGATATCAACGGCGACTTGACGATCGACGGTAAGGACTTAACCATTATCGGACGTGGACTCCCAATACATATTGGAGGTCTGAATAACCAATTTACTTATAAAGGTTTGTCATTGGCTGTATTCTTTCAGTGGTCTTTCGGAAATGATATCTACAATGCTAACAGACTTCATTATGAAGGAAACGGGAATGTTCGAACCAACTTGAATCAATACGCATCGTATGAAAATCGTTGGTCGCCAGAAAATCCTGATTCAGATATATTCAGAGCTAACGGGCAGGGAGTTATTGGATGGCATTCCTCTAGAGTCCTCGAAGACGGATCTTATCTGCGTCTAAAAACTGTAGCGATTGATTATAACATCCCAGCTAGATACATCAAAGCCGTTAAACTTAAAGGACTGGCAATAGGTGTTGCGGGACAAAATTTAGTCACATGGACAAAATATAGTGGTATGGACCCTGAAGTTTCCACACGTAATACGACATTGATGCCAGGCTTTGACTATTCAGCTTATCCTATGGCGCGGACTATTGTTGGAACATTGAAAGCAACTTTTTAA
- a CDS encoding FecR family protein yields the protein MKKPNIEKFLNNQCSFEEAKLIINDILKNRTSIDDIDLFDNLTYDDYNHADLIFKKRLQLEYFPHRKFKSLLPLARIASVAIIFFALTSGAIKIDEGHFTLSRTTTYFNPGEDESYAILPDSSHLILMPNTSITFPTNFKVARRIRQERGTATYYVLHNSKSPFVVEMNNILTTAIGTIFTVEAGQDYRAKVLLHEGSVRVVDKSNKQNLKFYLKPGQFIVFDKEFQTIIHSQNKRNILPDWPNEASESFINNSTDLQWTNDNVSFHKIEVQEVFNIIEQLFDVRIFVQSDRVLLNSFTGRIYRTDNLEKLLRNLAVLMNIHYTIDKNVITISQMEAEPT from the coding sequence TTGAAAAAGCCTAATATTGAAAAGTTTCTGAATAATCAATGCTCCTTTGAAGAAGCTAAACTGATTATAAATGATATTCTAAAAAATAGAACATCGATTGACGACATTGATCTTTTTGATAATCTTACTTACGACGACTATAACCACGCAGATTTAATATTCAAAAAACGACTTCAACTAGAATACTTCCCTCATAGAAAATTTAAATCCCTTCTTCCATTGGCACGGATTGCTTCAGTAGCAATTATATTCTTCGCATTAACTAGTGGTGCGATAAAAATAGATGAAGGACACTTTACGCTATCAAGGACCACAACCTATTTTAATCCTGGAGAAGACGAGTCTTACGCAATTCTTCCAGATTCATCACACCTAATATTAATGCCGAATACCAGCATTACATTTCCTACAAATTTTAAGGTAGCAAGAAGAATACGCCAAGAAAGAGGAACAGCAACTTATTATGTTTTACATAATTCTAAATCGCCATTTGTTGTTGAAATGAACAATATTTTAACAACAGCAATAGGAACGATTTTTACAGTCGAAGCTGGGCAAGATTATCGAGCTAAAGTATTATTACATGAGGGTAGTGTGAGGGTAGTTGACAAGAGCAATAAACAAAACTTAAAATTTTATTTGAAACCTGGCCAGTTTATTGTTTTCGACAAGGAATTCCAAACGATAATCCACAGCCAAAACAAAAGGAACATTTTACCTGACTGGCCAAATGAAGCGTCAGAATCGTTTATCAATAATTCCACAGATCTCCAATGGACAAATGATAACGTCTCATTTCATAAGATAGAGGTTCAGGAAGTATTCAATATAATAGAACAATTGTTCGACGTGAGGATATTTGTACAGTCGGATAGAGTCTTGCTTAATAGTTTTACCGGTCGAATATATCGAACCGATAATTTGGAGAAACTCTTACGAAACCTTGCTGTCTTGATGAACATACATTATACGATTGATAAAAATGTTATTACGATATCGCAGATGGAAGCGGAGCCTACCTAA
- a CDS encoding universal stress protein: MRKSILVPIDFSNNAFIAAQYARAFAKKYGYDLHFVHVYQAFKSAFQSRSTNEKDSEQASSSSQAKLDAFESKLGIPSTEATFCCVQGTFISSIQNYINEHQISLVIMGTHGETGARKNVLGSNTYDVAKDINCSLLIVPERSHDFQLSHAVLFTDYQKGDENTLKSFMEVVSDDKLKYSIVHMHPEVKDPTVYEELKLEEHRYHLQNNLGIEQLEMQLIRSKESSNLVREVVEELQADVLLLTWNSDKNFFEKLFSKSLAKAIIMNPMVPVFLSGR; the protein is encoded by the coding sequence ATGAGAAAGTCCATATTAGTACCGATTGATTTTTCTAATAATGCATTTATCGCTGCGCAGTATGCCCGAGCATTTGCAAAAAAATACGGATATGATTTACATTTTGTTCATGTCTATCAAGCATTTAAATCGGCCTTTCAGAGTCGTTCTACAAATGAAAAAGACAGCGAACAAGCGAGCAGCAGTTCACAAGCCAAATTGGATGCCTTCGAATCCAAATTAGGTATCCCCTCCACGGAAGCAACCTTTTGTTGTGTTCAAGGCACGTTCATCAGCAGTATCCAAAATTACATTAACGAACATCAAATTTCCTTAGTCATCATGGGGACACACGGAGAAACTGGAGCTAGAAAAAATGTCTTGGGTAGTAATACCTACGACGTGGCTAAGGATATTAATTGTTCTTTATTGATCGTCCCAGAACGTTCTCATGATTTTCAACTGTCGCACGCAGTGTTGTTTACAGATTATCAAAAAGGAGATGAAAATACGCTGAAATCTTTTATGGAGGTTGTTTCGGACGACAAATTGAAATACAGCATTGTCCATATGCATCCAGAAGTTAAGGACCCTACTGTGTATGAAGAATTGAAACTGGAAGAACATCGTTATCATCTACAGAATAATTTGGGAATAGAACAGCTTGAAATGCAATTGATCCGCAGCAAAGAGAGTTCGAATTTGGTTAGGGAGGTCGTGGAGGAATTGCAGGCTGACGTACTCCTGCTTACTTGGAATAGTGATAAGAATTTCTTCGAAAAACTCTTTAGCAAAAGTTTAGCAAAAGCAATTATCATGAACCCAATGGTTCCAGTATTTCTGAGTGGTAGATAG
- a CDS encoding acetylxylan esterase has product MIVNRLAKILVLLACLQCGFLESNIAQISTMGIDVQDPGATLSKGQQILTIGLDHKNWMYNTGEDVVFEVQYNGTQKEPIEVSYAYGLERMKPMKSGKLKISNGKLRIPAGSFSAPGFIRCTVNIDEDGKQHTATATAGIAPEKILPTIANPEDFNSFWGKAIIDSKKTALNTKLTPMDNQGSEVVDVFQVEYQFNNKGDRKFYGVICIPKKAGKYPAIIRFPGAGWVPLNGDIKTAEQGYISLSLYIHGKPVNKDLAYYKDLQENELKDYQFKGTTNRDSSYYKNVILGCVRSLDLVYSLPQFDGENVVAWGSSQGGALSIITTSLEPRIKYAVALCPAMSDYTGYLHGRAGGWPHYFLNDALDEDTRTKMIETLPYYDVVNFARNIKVPMQFSWGFNDVTTPPTSFYSAYNMIKGEKKLFIIPEGVHKIYPEQVDKTYAWLKAQIAKNQPH; this is encoded by the coding sequence ATGATAGTAAATCGCTTAGCAAAAATCCTCGTACTGCTCGCGTGCCTACAATGTGGCTTTCTCGAATCCAACATTGCGCAGATCAGCACCATGGGGATCGATGTTCAAGACCCAGGAGCAACGCTTAGTAAGGGACAGCAGATTTTAACCATTGGCTTAGACCATAAAAATTGGATGTACAATACTGGAGAAGACGTAGTATTTGAAGTGCAGTACAATGGTACTCAAAAGGAACCCATTGAAGTATCCTACGCTTATGGTTTAGAGCGCATGAAGCCGATGAAATCCGGAAAATTGAAAATCAGCAACGGAAAACTGCGCATTCCGGCGGGAAGCTTCAGTGCCCCTGGATTTATCCGCTGTACAGTAAACATTGATGAGGATGGGAAACAACATACCGCAACTGCGACGGCCGGCATAGCTCCAGAGAAGATTTTGCCAACAATAGCTAACCCGGAAGACTTCAACAGCTTTTGGGGAAAAGCTATCATTGATTCTAAGAAAACAGCTTTAAATACTAAGCTCACACCAATGGATAACCAAGGATCGGAAGTAGTTGATGTTTTTCAGGTTGAGTATCAATTCAATAATAAAGGCGATAGAAAATTCTATGGTGTAATATGCATTCCGAAGAAGGCAGGAAAGTACCCTGCAATCATTCGGTTTCCTGGAGCTGGCTGGGTACCATTAAATGGAGACATAAAGACTGCTGAGCAAGGATACATTAGTTTAAGCCTTTATATCCATGGAAAACCCGTAAATAAAGACTTAGCCTATTATAAGGATCTTCAAGAAAATGAATTGAAAGATTACCAATTCAAGGGAACAACTAATAGAGATTCCTCTTACTATAAAAATGTGATTCTAGGTTGTGTTCGTTCGTTGGATCTAGTGTATTCTCTTCCGCAATTTGATGGGGAAAATGTAGTTGCTTGGGGCTCTAGTCAAGGAGGTGCGCTGTCGATCATAACGACTTCGTTAGAGCCGCGAATTAAATATGCTGTGGCATTATGCCCTGCGATGAGCGATTATACCGGCTATCTGCATGGACGAGCCGGAGGTTGGCCCCACTATTTCCTAAACGATGCATTGGATGAGGATACTAGAACTAAAATGATAGAAACGCTTCCGTATTACGATGTTGTCAATTTCGCGAGAAATATAAAGGTGCCTATGCAATTCTCTTGGGGCTTCAATGATGTCACTACTCCACCCACATCGTTTTATTCCGCATACAATATGATCAAGGGAGAGAAAAAGCTTTTTATTATCCCAGAAGGAGTGCATAAGATTTATCCCGAACAAGTGGATAAGACATACGCTTGGTTAAAAGCACAGATTGCCAAAAATCAACCTCATTAA
- a CDS encoding RagB/SusD family nutrient uptake outer membrane protein — MRESIKYILAALICTSALSCKKFLEKTPYDLSPVGYYETEKELTAGIAGVYDRLAGIYGSVWLYRLGLEADEGYYARNNLPQGPQNFNFSASHNDVAVIWRTLYEGIFRANFLLENIDKNTSINEDFRNRIRGEAYALRAHFYFMLVQQFGGVPLILQATKDSNENMDIPRTSAKEIYDQVLIDFKAAESLVADISSVKHGGRITKSAVRGMLARVCLYMAGEPLKDVAKYAEAKEWAAKVIDDVSAAHKLNPDFTEVFKNYARDQYDIGESIWEVEFWGNRTDTYTETGFVGFANGPITSNALTGNGFGGVKVTAKLYFKYLPDDERRDWTIANFTYVNSGPEGNKNMLTSTAEGAIYNREAAKWRREFETLKPKATGQTPQNFPLLRFSDILLMYAEADFYASNKTVTATAIEYLNQVRRRAHGKLKPEAENVAEHDISLQIDASEFETTLRDERMREFAFEQLRKFDLIRWGTFLLEMRSVVDRMNVVNPNAANLYAKERFVNAQDEKHLLWPIPSIEMTMNKAMVQNPGW, encoded by the coding sequence ATGAGAGAATCAATAAAATATATACTGGCAGCGTTGATTTGTACAAGTGCGCTATCATGTAAAAAGTTTCTGGAGAAAACACCGTATGACCTTTCTCCAGTTGGCTACTATGAAACAGAAAAAGAACTTACGGCAGGAATTGCAGGCGTATATGATCGTCTTGCAGGCATATACGGATCGGTATGGCTCTACCGTTTAGGACTAGAGGCTGATGAAGGTTATTATGCACGTAATAATTTACCTCAAGGCCCCCAAAACTTTAATTTTTCAGCTTCTCATAATGATGTAGCTGTAATTTGGAGAACGCTCTACGAAGGGATCTTCCGTGCTAATTTTCTTTTGGAGAATATTGATAAAAACACAAGCATCAATGAAGATTTTAGAAATAGAATAAGGGGAGAAGCTTATGCCTTGCGAGCTCACTTCTACTTTATGCTTGTGCAACAGTTCGGTGGAGTTCCTCTAATTCTACAGGCAACCAAGGACTCAAATGAAAATATGGACATTCCTCGCACTTCTGCAAAAGAGATTTATGACCAAGTTCTTATAGATTTCAAGGCTGCAGAAAGCTTGGTGGCTGATATAAGTAGTGTCAAACATGGAGGGCGCATCACCAAATCAGCTGTAAGGGGAATGCTGGCTCGGGTTTGTCTATATATGGCTGGTGAACCTTTAAAGGATGTTGCCAAATATGCTGAAGCAAAAGAATGGGCTGCAAAAGTGATAGACGACGTGTCTGCAGCACATAAATTGAACCCTGATTTTACAGAAGTATTTAAAAACTATGCGAGAGACCAATATGATATTGGTGAAAGTATTTGGGAAGTAGAATTTTGGGGAAATAGAACAGATACTTATACGGAGACAGGGTTTGTAGGATTTGCGAATGGACCAATCACCAGCAATGCATTGACTGGCAACGGTTTTGGTGGTGTTAAAGTTACTGCAAAACTCTACTTCAAATACCTTCCAGACGATGAACGTCGCGATTGGACTATTGCCAATTTTACCTATGTTAACTCTGGACCGGAAGGGAATAAAAATATGCTAACCTCAACTGCCGAGGGAGCAATATACAATCGTGAGGCCGCAAAATGGCGTCGAGAATTTGAAACATTGAAACCCAAAGCAACTGGGCAAACACCGCAAAATTTCCCTCTGTTACGTTTTTCTGATATACTCCTTATGTATGCGGAAGCAGACTTCTATGCTTCAAATAAAACCGTAACTGCAACGGCGATTGAATACTTAAACCAAGTTCGAAGAAGAGCGCACGGAAAGCTCAAACCTGAAGCGGAAAATGTAGCAGAGCATGATATTAGTCTGCAAATAGACGCTTCTGAGTTTGAAACCACTTTGAGAGACGAACGCATGCGCGAGTTTGCATTTGAGCAACTTAGAAAGTTTGATTTAATCCGATGGGGAACTTTCCTTCTTGAAATGCGTTCGGTGGTCGATCGAATGAACGTGGTTAATCCAAATGCAGCAAATCTTTATGCAAAGGAACGGTTTGTTAATGCTCAAGATGAAAAACATCTGTTATGGCCGATCCCTTCAATAGAGATGACAATGAACAAAGCAATGGTACAAAATCCAGGTTGGTAA
- a CDS encoding DUF389 domain-containing protein: MIKLLRSFNLHYGEESREVVLENVKSNISFKGANLWILACAIVVASVGLNVNSTAVIIGAMLISPLMGPIVGAGFALGTYDFDLLKKSAKNLGVATLVSLFVSFLYFLLSPFKEAQSELLARTAPNIYDVLIAFFGGLVGGIAITRKEKGNPIPGVAIATALMPPLCTAGYGLAIGNFAYFSGAIYLYTINCFFICISTLFIVKLLKYPKIKFVDAQREKRITRTITVLLIIMLVPSFYLAYSLLQERKFTQNVSTFIQNEFAAKGYTVIYERTQFNSREKRIELAFLAKRFSDSELKDLNDRLGNYNLDNTKLLIRQDSVDLKKDILAEINKQSQHVSEKDITIQNLRNELAAYTFNDKALIEEITTLFPQVSPFSIGKQNVYVNKDSSHLQTILMIDGKNKLNEGDLNRLESWLKVKLKTDAVSVITRDN; the protein is encoded by the coding sequence ATGATCAAATTACTACGTTCCTTTAATCTCCATTATGGCGAGGAGTCTAGAGAGGTTGTGTTGGAGAATGTGAAATCGAATATTTCCTTTAAGGGGGCTAATCTATGGATTTTAGCATGTGCTATTGTCGTTGCATCGGTTGGATTAAATGTGAATTCTACGGCGGTAATCATTGGTGCGATGTTAATTTCCCCACTAATGGGGCCTATTGTTGGGGCTGGATTTGCATTAGGAACTTATGATTTTGATCTGTTGAAGAAGTCGGCAAAAAACTTAGGCGTTGCTACATTGGTAAGTTTGTTTGTATCTTTTCTATACTTTTTGCTCAGTCCATTCAAAGAGGCACAGTCGGAATTGTTAGCCCGGACTGCTCCGAATATCTATGATGTATTGATTGCATTTTTTGGAGGTTTGGTTGGCGGAATTGCGATTACGCGAAAAGAAAAAGGCAATCCGATTCCAGGCGTGGCAATTGCAACAGCATTAATGCCGCCGCTATGTACAGCAGGCTATGGACTGGCAATCGGTAACTTTGCATATTTCTCAGGGGCAATTTATTTGTACACGATCAACTGTTTCTTCATCTGTATTTCTACACTTTTCATCGTAAAGCTATTAAAGTATCCAAAGATCAAATTTGTGGATGCACAACGCGAGAAACGTATTACAAGAACGATTACAGTTCTCTTGATTATTATGTTAGTGCCAAGTTTCTATTTAGCGTACAGTCTATTGCAGGAAAGAAAGTTCACTCAAAATGTCTCTACTTTTATCCAAAATGAGTTTGCGGCTAAGGGATACACTGTGATTTATGAACGCACGCAATTTAACAGCAGAGAGAAAAGAATTGAATTAGCATTCCTTGCGAAGCGTTTCTCGGATAGTGAGCTTAAAGATTTAAATGATCGATTAGGAAATTATAATTTGGATAATACGAAATTACTGATCCGTCAAGATAGCGTGGATCTTAAGAAAGATATCCTCGCAGAGATCAATAAACAATCGCAGCACGTATCTGAAAAAGATATTACCATACAGAACCTTCGGAATGAGCTTGCAGCTTATACATTCAACGATAAGGCTCTCATTGAGGAGATTACAACCTTATTTCCGCAAGTATCCCCGTTTTCTATTGGTAAACAAAACGTCTATGTCAATAAGGATAGTTCCCATCTGCAAACGATTTTAATGATCGATGGAAAGAACAAGTTAAATGAGGGCGATCTAAATCGATTGGAGAGCTGGCTGAAGGTAAAATTGAAAACTGACGCGGTTTCTGTAATTACAAGAGACAACTAA